The Bombus fervidus isolate BK054 chromosome 6, iyBomFerv1, whole genome shotgun sequence genome contains a region encoding:
- the LOC139988038 gene encoding uncharacterized protein yields MSDIVEDDKRSEASPKPSQLTPFSIADILSRRTSYAERRPSESEEAQAVASFARKSHQRDYDCLENGHREIRSEDRNQMARFSRLPSPDLNVARELDILTRNLVHANISNFGNIPHLAQGTFKHLESLGNMGGYQPVKDSRDSSQRQQDEALDMSKNKYLEDGEEDMFEAQNHGQNLQSRKKRSRAAFSHAQVYELERRFAAQKYLSGPERADLARGLKLTETQVKIWFQNRRYKTKRRQQQELGALVNSGNARRVAVRVLVHPDEHLRGLPLRGSGQLPGQMSAPQIHPANKALGGFPYYCLPYHPLLCPPLHSTHIQVQNTIAPDLDPSQLAKLNDEK; encoded by the exons ATGTCGGATATCGTGGAAGACGATAAACGGAGCGAAGCTTCCCCGAAACCGTCTCAATTAACTCCCTTCAGTATCGCCGATATCCTCAGTAGAAGAACCTCGTACGCGGAACGACGACCTTCGGAGTCGGAAGAAGCGCAAGCTGTAGCATCGTTCGCGAGGAAATCCCATCAACGTGACTACGATTGTTTGGAGAACGGCCATAGGGAAATTCGATCGGAGGATCGTAATCAGATGGCCAGATTCTCGAGGCTACCTTCGCCGGATCTCAACGTGGCCCGCGAACTGGACATCCTAACGAGGAACCTGGTCCACGCGAATATCTCCAACTTTGGAAATATTCCACACTTGGCTCAGGGAACGTTCAAGCATCTGGAGAGCCTGGGCAACATGGGTGGTTATCAGCCGGTGAAGGATTCGAGGGATTCTTCGCAGAGGCAACAGGACGAGGCGTTGGACATGAgcaagaataaatatttgg AGGACGGGGAGGAAGACATGTTCGAGGCGCAGAATCACGGACAGAATCTGCAGAGCAGGAAGAAACGTAGCAGGGCGGCCTTCTCTCACGCCCAGGTTTACGAATTGGAGAGAAGATTCGCGGCGCAGAAATACTTGTCGGGGCCCGAGCGAGCGGACCTTGCGCGAGGACTCAAGCTGACCGAGACTCAAGTCAAGATTTGGTTCCAAAACAGACG GTACAAGACCAAAAGACGACAGCAGCAGGAGCTAGGCGCGCTGGTTAATTCCGGAAACGCGAGGCGCGTGGCGGTACGAGTGCTCGTGCATCCGGACGAGCATCTGAGGGGATTGCCACTTCGTGGTTCCGGGCAACTTCCCGGGCAAATGTCAGCCCCGCAAATTCATCCGGCGAACAAAGCGCTCGGCGGTTTCCCGTACTACTGTCTCCCCTATCATCCCTTGCTATGCCCGCCCCTTCACTCCACTCACATTCAGGTGCAAAACACGATCGCGCCGGACCTCGACCCGAGCCAGCTGGCGAAACTCAACGACGAGAAGTAA